The following are encoded together in the Hydractinia symbiolongicarpus strain clone_291-10 chromosome 14, HSymV2.1, whole genome shotgun sequence genome:
- the LOC130626178 gene encoding uncharacterized protein LOC130626178: MSYFSINVLLVTLVIFQLADVITPSFLQRSLGERFKRQRSNEKSGSICQQYPSLCQTILSEINRHLNQQDSGDKTDTIDDSDSSEEEEDTTLTENKKISELPNENNPNITKNTSGNLVDDTKLFTANVTPPLVKSDDLDKQDIFGAPQENSNGGANNKKNQSKDAKDKQATSHSKNNGRTGKGHTVTLSENKVNPDSAKKRVYLQPLEDVEEPAEKKMSEHIKY; the protein is encoded by the exons atgtCGTATTTCTCCATAAACGTTTTATTGGTAACGTTGGTGATATTTCAGTTAGCTGACGTAATCACTCCGTCATTTCTTCAAAGAAGTTTAGGTGAGAGATTCAAAAGACAAAGATCG AATGAAAAGTCGGGCTCGATATGTCAACAATACCCCAGCCTTTGCCAAACAATATTATCAGAAATTAATAGACATTTGAATCAACAAGACAGTGGCGATAAAACGGATACGATTGATGATAGCGATTCtagtgaagaagaagaagatacaactttaacagaaaataaaaagatatcTGAATTACCAAATGAAAATAATCccaatattacaaaaaatacatCCGGAAATTTAGTTGACGATACAAAACTTTTTACAGCTAATGTTACACCACCTTTGGTAAAGTCTGATGATTTGGACAAACAAGATATATTTGGAGCGCCTCAAGAAAACAGCAACGGTGGTGCAAATAACAAAAAGAATCAATCGAAAGATGCTAAAGATAAGCAAGCAACATCACATAGTAAAAACAATGGGAGGACTGGGAAAGGACATACTGTCACATTGTCGGAGAATAAGGTAAACCCTGACTCAGCAAAAAAGAGAGTTTATTTGCAACCATTAGAAGATGTAGAAGAACCAGCTGAAAAGAAAATGTCTGAGCACATCAAATACTGA
- the LOC130626184 gene encoding uncharacterized protein LOC130626184, protein MKGSIQLAICSCLCFTLVSSLASGSHTFLIPKVGEGKAEEGKAKIRKFCIVNPLVCAKLLARGTDANQKDGFNGKYDNTKMKQREIKRKVYLPNQKINYPRRYNSDQSYGRFVLRNVRRYGTRMN, encoded by the exons ATGAAAGGAAGTATACAGCTAGCTATATGCTCTTGTTTATGTTTCACGCTGGTCTCCTCCTTGGCGAGTGGAAGTCATACCTTCTTAATTCCGAAGGTGGGAGAAGGAAAAGCAGAGGAGGGA aAAGCAAAGATTAGGAAATTTTGCATCGTCAACCCACTTGTATGCGCCAAACTACTTGCCCGTGGTACAGATGCAAATCAGAAAGATGGCTTCAATGGTAAATATGACAacacaaaaatgaaacaaagagaaattaaaagaaaagtgTACCTTCcaaatcaaaaaattaattatccaAGAAGGTATAATTCGGATCAATCTTATGGACGGTTTGTTTTGCGCAATGTTAGACGATACGGAACTAGAATGAATTGA
- the LOC130626182 gene encoding iron-sulfur cluster assembly 1 homolog, mitochondrial-like: MAARAAATATVRAVKPGRFKPRKAAITLTSAAVTKVKALLSESPESTALRISVRERGCNGLSYTLNYATEKQKFDEIVQQDDVQILIDSKAQLSLLGTEMDFTESKLTSEFVFNNPNIKGTCGCGESFHL, translated from the exons ATGGCAGCCAGAGCTGCTGCTACTGCCACAGTTCGTGCTGTAAAACCAGGAAGATTTAAACCGAGAAAGGCTGCAATTACTTTG ACAAGTGCAGCTGTTACCAAAGTGAAAGCATTGTTGTCAGAAAGTCCAGAATCT ACGGCTTTAAGAATAAGTGTACGTGAGAGAGGTTGTAATGGTCTATCTTACACCTTGAATTATGctacagaaaaacaaaaattcgacGAAATAGTTCAACAAGATG ATGTTCAGATTCTTATCGATTCTAAAGCCCAATTATCATTACTTGGTACTGAAATGGACTTTACTGAAAGTAAATTAACCAGCGAGTTTGTGTTCAATAATCCAAACATTAAAGGGACTTGTGGATGTGGTGAAAGCTTTCATTTATGA